In one Rhopalosiphum padi isolate XX-2018 chromosome 3, ASM2088224v1, whole genome shotgun sequence genomic region, the following are encoded:
- the LOC132926340 gene encoding hatching enzyme 1.2-like: MWRLLLTGTLLQLTGTVVQCRNINLILPSVPDVLHPPVPSSQAGYIKGDVDDLLSVEDIDPEVRPGLFQGDMAMNNEIFDYWRVGLRWDIFPEKLWLNRTVPYLISPLYETEHRILIYQAIRTINFMTCVKFVPWTGKEKDYLLIWPVKYPSGCWSYVGRYGGPQVVSLQPPDDTGANCLGTDGRPIHELLHALGVFHEQSRSDRDKFVKINFENVIPQYRSNFDKQSLKNTTYQFEYDYDSVMHYGKNFFSIGKGKQTIVPKFEGKTIGQRKMMSKTDCLKINDLYGCLGTPPNYNYKYYTLCNYMGL, translated from the exons atgtggcgGCTACTGTTGACGGGAACGCTGCTGCAGTTGACCGGAACAGTCGTCCAGTGCAGGAACATCAATCTGATATTGCCCAGCGTTCCGGACGTCCTACACCCCCCGGTGCCGTCCTCCCAAG ccGGATACATAAAAGGGGATGTGGATGATCTCCTGTCCGTGGAAGACATCGATCCAGAGGTCAGACCAGGCTTGTTTCAAGGCGACATGGCTATGAATAACGAG atttttgatTATTGGCGGGTCGGCCTGCGATGGGACATTTTCCCGGAGAAACTTTGGCTTAACCGCACCGTGCCATATTTGATAAGTCCACTTTATG AAACCGAACACCGAATTCTGATATACCAAGCCATTAGGACAATCAATTTTATGACTTGCGTTAAATTTGTACCATGGACCGGCAAAGAAAAGGATTATTTACTGATATGGCCAGTGAAATATCCTTCTGg ATGTTGGTCGTACGTGGGCCGTTACGGGGGACCGCAAGTTGTGTCTTTGCAGCCACCAGACGACACTGGAGCCAATTGCTTAGGTACCGACGGACGACCTATTCATGAATTATTACACGCTTTAGGCGTTTTTCACGAACAATCCAGATCGGACCGCGATAAATTTGTTAAGATAAATTTTGAAAACGTTATACCAC aatATCGTTCTAATTTTGATAAACAAAGTTTGAAAAACACCACATATCAGTTTGAATATGATTACGACAGTGTCATGCACTATGGCAAAAACTTTTTCAG TATTGGCAAAGGAAAGCAAACCATTGTACCGAAGTTTGAAGGCAAAACAATCGGTCAAAGAAAAATGATGAGCAAGACAGACTGCTTGAAAATAAACGATTTGTATGGATGTCTAGGGACTCCACCAAATTACaactataaatactatacattatgtaattatatgggTCTTTAA